The genome window ATCTTTCCGGGAAAATACATGGCATCGCGCCCGTTGCCGGTTCGTTACCTTCCGATCTCGTATTGATCTGCCATCCGCGTCGCGCGATTGCCGTAATGCAAATTGATGGAACCAAGGATCCAATCATGCCGTTCGGCGGCGGTGCGGTCTCCACTTTGGGAGGGGCAGGAGAGGGAGGGGACGTCATCTCCGTTCCAGCCACCGCTTCCTTCTGGGCGAAGCAGAACCATTGTTCAACCCATGCCTCGCAACAGCTTTTACCGCCGATTGTAGCGTTTGATCGAACGCGGATTATGGAAGCCCGTTATCAAGGATGCGCACCCGGTGCACCTGTCACCCTGCTGTCCGTAATCGGCGGGGGACACGCATGGCCCGGCGGCCCACAGTATGCTCGGCCCCGCGTTGTCGGTTTTGCAAGCCAGCAACTGGATGCCAGCGAAACGATCGCCAGCTTTTTCCTGTCATTGCCGCGGGCCAAGTGACGTCAACACCTGCTCGAAGAAATCGATCCCGCCCATCTGGCCCCCTTTGAGTGCGATTTCCAGCCCGTTCAGCGAGGCGGCGTCGGCGTGCAAGCGACACATGGCGACCCCTTCCGAAACGGTTGCCACGTAGGACAGACCCCATCCGCCTAGTTCTTGCACGATGAAGCTTGAGGTGTCCCCGCCTGCAACGACCAATCGTCGGACGCGGGTGGAAGCGAGCACCGCGGCGACCAGCGACGCGGCGCAGCGCGCGGTCTCGTCGCGCGACGCCACCGAACGCACGGATCGCCCGGTGAAGGCCAGTACATGCTTTCCCGCGTTCAGCCGGCTCACGATGTCATCGACATGATGGCCTAGCGTCTGCATATTGAAATTGTCCGGATCGATTTCGACAGTCGAATACGAATGCGCGGCGGCGATTTGGCGCGTTGTCATCGGCGACAGACTACCGGCAAAAGCAAAAACGGGAAGATCAGGAACTGCTGCTTCGTTGGGACGTTTAGCTTGCGCAGTCCCGTCAGCGAGGTTCGCGTGTGGTCCTCTGCCTTTTGCAAAAGCCCACGCCTGGGCAACGCTACTGGCACCCACCGCTAACAGGGGCGCCTGCGCGCTGTGATGCGCCAGTACGCGCCCGATGATGGCGAGATGGCTATCATCGATCACGTCGAAAAGCACGGCGGCAGCCGTGGCGTCTGGCGCGAGATGGGGCGCTACCTTCGCGCGTATATCGGTATCGCTGTCATGATCGATACTGGCAACGTCACCCAACGGCCGATAACTCAGGCAATCGACCAAGGCGATGGGCGACAGCCCTTGCGCCGCGAGGTGTTGTCGCAAGTCGGCCTCATGCATCGGCGTAGAGGGGTGATTGGCCATCGTGGGATGGCGATCGATACGCACGACCGAGGCGCTTCCGTCTCCTTCGATCGTACTCGCCGCAAACAAATTGCCGAAGACGCAATAGCGTCGCGGGCCTGGTTGGCCGCCGACGATCGCAAGCAGTGGATTGGGGAAGAAGGGCCGCAATGCACCGACAGCGGCCCCGATGCTTCCGATGTCCGGGCTGCTGTCGAACGTCGAACAGATCTTGTAATGAAAGAGACGCACGCCGAGCGCGGCAAAGCGAGCGCCGGCATCGGTGAGCTGCGCTTTGATTGCAGCCGGCCCCATCGCCCGCGTCGAACTCGCCACGCCGATGGCATCCAATGGCCCGACCGCCTCCAGTTGCGCATCGGTAGGCGGATTAAAAAACAGCATCGTGCGAAAACCGGCGCGCGACAGATGGGCGAGGGTGTCCGTCGCGCCGGTGAAGTCGTCACCGTAGAATCCGTAAGCCGGTGCCTCGCTCATGCGCGCCCACCGAAGAATGCCAGCGCGGTACGCAGTTCCGGCGCGTCTTTTGCAAACTGTTCCAACGTGACGCCGTCGGTGACAGCCTGCCAGGCTTGGCGCACGCTCAGCACGCCAGCTTGCGGACCATCGGGATGCGCGAGGATGCCACCACCGGACATAAACAAGAGATCGTCGGACTGCGTGGCCGCAAAGGTCGCGGGCACGGTCCCCGCCCATTGTCCCGATGAAAACGCCGGGAGGACCCTATCCTCGATGTCCGCCGTCAATGGCGTTGCGCAAGCCTGCGCCGATTCAATGACCTCTTGGTCGGTCTGCGCAAATTTTCCCTGCAGTCCGTGGACATGCATGTGATCGACGCCGGCGAGCCGCCATAGCGTCTGATAGGCCTGAAACGACATCCCCAGGCTCTCGTCGCGCGACATCATGCCGTATCCGTTCCGATGCGCGTGCAAGACCAATCCAGTGGAGCGCCGTAAAGCCTGAATCGCCGAGAATCCGCACCAATTGATGCTCGCCATCACGCACGATCCTTCCTCGGCTTCGATCAGCTCGGCGTGACGACGCATCGCGTCCAGGTCGTCGGTGATATTAAACGCCACCATGACGTGCCGGCCGGCCCGATCACGGTAGGCGCGGACTTCTTTCATGACCGCGCGAACCCGCGCATCCAACGGTGCATGCTCCGGATTGGCACACACCTCGTCGTCCTTGATGAAATCGACGCCGGCCTCGCACAGGCCTCTGACCAGCAAGGCCGTCTCCTCGGTGCCCATTCCGACGTTCGGCTTGATGATAGTGCCGATCATCGCGCCGCGCGCCACGCCGGTTATCGCGCGTGTGCCCCTGACGCCGTGGACCGGCATGTCGAAGCGCTGCCGGTACGCCGCAGGCAAGCGTAACGTCAGCAGGCGCATGCCGGTGACCTCGCCGAGATCGTATAGATTGCCACTCACCGTGGCGGCCAAGGTGGGCAGATTCGCGCCGACATTGCTGACGGGAAAGGACAGCGTGACGATCGCGCGACGCCATGGCCCGGTGACGCCTTTACGCGTGAGGAAGGCATTCGAGAGGCTTGGGCGCGATGCCGGCTCCAGCTCGGCAATATGGATTACTTGTGCGCGACTGCGCTCGCGCAAGGCGTCGGTTTCATTCGCGACCCGGACAAACGTGCCGCTGGACTGTTCGCCCGCCATGATTTCGGCCACCTGTGCGGGGTCGAAGGGCGTTTCGATCAGATAGTCCGCCTCGAACCGTTCGGTGTGCGCATGCGTGGCATTCATAGGGTGCTCAAATCAGGAAAAGGGCGAACCGGATTCGATCCATCCCAATCCAGTGACGCGTCGTGAATAAGTTTGAACAGCGTGCCCTTCGGGCCGGCGATCTCGGACAATTCGATCACGGTGCCAGGATGGTTTTCCGTATCGAAATAAACGAAGCGGCCGTTGGCCCCGACGTTCCCGCTCATCGCAACCTTGAACCCTTCCGATTGCAATCGGGCGAGATCGGCATCGAACTGCGTCGTCCAATAGGCGTTGTGCTGCAATCCCGTATTACCCGCGCGCAGAAAGTCCCGGTACATCGAGGGCGCATCATTGCGTGTCTGAATGAGTTCGACCTGCAAGCTGCCGGAGTTGGCGAGCGCCACCGAGTTGTGCACCTCGTAGGATTGGCCGCGATAGGTGTAGTCCTCGATTGGCACTTTCTCTTTATAAAACCACGGTCCGACGCCAAGTACACGGCTCCAATGGTCCATCGCCGCCTCGATGTCGTGCACGACATAGCCCGCCTGACGAATTTCGCCGAAATAACGACTCATGAAAATGCTCCGCAAGAAGGGTAAATCAGAGAAAACCAGTGGATAACCAGGGCACCGCCGCGATCAATACCAATCCGGCGATCAGCGCGCTCATATAGCCGATGATCGGACGCATGCCGGCATCGGGATTGACCTTGCTGATCGCACAGGCCGAGTAGTAGCCGACGCCGAAGGGCGGGGAGAAGAGCCCGACGCCCATCGATAGGATCGCGACGATCGCATAATGGATCTCGTTGATCCCCGCCATACGCGCGATCGGGAAGAACAAGGGGGCAAACAGCACGATGGCCGGAATCCCTTCCAAGACGCTGCCCAAGGCGATAAAGATCACGATGGACAAGGCCATGAAGGCGTAAGCGCCCCCCGGCAGATGCGTCATCAGATCCGCCAGATCCTGGGAGAAGCCCGATTGGGTAAGCGCCCAGGCCATCGCCGTCGCGAAGCCGATAATGAAAATAATCGCGCCGGACAAGGTGGCGGCATCCACCAGCATGCGTGGCACTTTCGACCACTGGAACTGGCGATAGACGAAGAGGCCGATCACGATCGAATACGCGATGCCGATCGTCGATACCTCGGTGGCGGTGGCAATGCCTTCCACGACGGCTGCACGAATCACGAAGGGCAATGCGAGCGCGGGCAGGGCGACCACAAACATCTTGCCGATTTCGCGTCGGCTGAAGCGCTGCACTTTCGTCAGGTCGTCGTTCCGATAGCGCCGCCATACGACGAAACACAGGAAGATCGCGAGCACCAATGCAGGCAGCATCCCGGCGGTGAAAAGGGCCGATATGGACAGGCCAGTGACGGAGCCGACGGTGATCAGGACAATACTGGGCGGCACCGTTTCCGTCTGCGCGCCCGCGGTCGACAACAGCGCGACGAGATCGCCTTCATTGGCACCGCGCTTTTTCATTTCGGGAAAAAGAATCGGCGCGATGGCCGCCATATCGGCGACTTTCGAACCGGAGATGCCGGACACCAGATACATCGTGCCGATCAAGACATACGACAAACCGCCGTGCACATGGCCGACAAGGCTGGCAAGGAACTGGATCATGGCGCGGGCGAGCCCGGCCATCTCGATCATCAATCCCAAAAACACGAAGAGCGGCACGGCGAGCAACACCATATGCGACATGCCCTCGTCCATGCGTCCCACAATGACTTCGAGCGGTGTCTGCGTGGTAAGACCGAGATAGCCGAATGTCGCCAGGGCAAACGCAAAGCAGATGGGCAGGCCACTGAAGATACCCACCGCCACGACGCCGACGAAAAAGATGATCAGGTTGATCTTGCCCAATTCCAGCAGCGCGGGCGCCACGAGCCAGACGCCAAGCGCGGCGACGCCACATACGCCGAGGGCCAGCAGGATATCGCGCGGCCGACAAAATTCGAACAATCTCACGAGGCCGACCACCAACATCAACGCCGTGCCGACCGGGAGTGCCGCAGCGCGCCACCCATCGCTGATTTGCAGTGCGGGCGATAGAATCGGCAGCTCACCGATGGCGTAATCGCTCGCCGGGAGCAGCACGAGGATCAGTACCGTCACGGACAAGGTCAACGCGAGGGCATCGACGAAGGCACGTGCCGTGGGCGACAGGCGGCTGACCAGGGCCGTCATGCGCATATGCTCGCCGCGTCGGAGGGCCAGTACGGCACCCAGCATCGAGAGCCAAAGGAACAGCGTGGCGGCGAATTCGTCGGACCAGACGATGGGCGACTGAAGCACATAGCGGCAAAACACGCCCGCTAGCAGCACCAGCACTTCGCCGGCCAAGAGCAACGCGACCAAGCATTCGACCAACAGGATCAGTGCCCGGTCGAAGCGTCTGAGCCAACGTCGCGGGCCACCGGCGAAGACGCCATCGATAGGGCGTTGCGTCGCTGAAATCGGGTTCGCCATGGCTTACCTCCCGCACTGAGATGACAACCTAGTGACAAATGACAGGCATGTCGGACGGGCCAACCGCTTTCCGATGCGTGGGCGTCCTGTGCCGTTCAGACCAGCTTGCCGGTATAACTTTCCAGCAAGGACCACGTCTCGTTGCCGAATTTCTCTTTGTATTGCGCGTAGAAATTGGCTTGCCGTAGGGCGGCCCGAAACGTGTCCGGCGCGGGGCGGTTGATGGTCAAGCCTTTTGCCTGCAATTCCGTGACGGCCGCCTCGTTCAGCTTGCTGACATCGTCGCGTTGTTTCAGGGCCGCTTGATTGAAGGCGTCCGATGCAATCGCTTGCAGATCTTTGGGAAGACGTTGCCACGCACGCGGGTTCAAGACGAACCAGAAGCCATCCCATATGTGATGCGTCAGGGAGCAGTATTTCTGGACTTCATACAGCTTCGCCACTTGCACGATGGGCAGCGGATTTTCCTGCGCATCGACGATGTGCGTTTGCAGCGAGGAATACACTTCGCTGAATTGCAGGCTGGCGGGCGCGGCACCCAGGCCCTTGAACATATCGATACTGAGCGGACTGACCGGCACCCGAATTTTGAGACCGCGCATATCGGCGGCATTATTAATGGGACGATTGCTGGTCGTGGTCTCGCGAAAGCCGTTGTCCCACATCTTTTCGAACGAGACGAGCCCCGCTTTTGCCATCGCCGCGCGAACGTAGGCGCCGAGTTGACCGTCCATGGCCTTCCACACTTGCGTGTAGTCATTGAAGGCGAAGCCAACCGCATTGATGGCCGCCGCGGGCGCCAGCGTGGACACCACCAGCGCCGAGGGCGTAAACATCTCGATGCCGCCGCTTCGCACCTGCGCCAGCATGTCCGTGTCGCCGCCCAACTGGTTGTTGGGGAAAATGCGTATCTCCATGCGTCCTTTCGAGGCATCGCGGATTTGATTCGCTGCCTCCTGGGCGCGTACATTCAGCGGATGCGTCAACGGTAAATTATTGCCGTATTTGAACAGGAACTCGGGCGCGGCGGCACGCGCCGCGGGGGAGAAAGCGCTCGCGGCCAAACCAGCAAGCGGGGCTGCAACCGCAGCGGATAGAAATCTTCGGCGGTCAGGCATCATTGCGCGCGTCATTCGGCTTGTCTCCGTCTTTTGTTATTTGATGTAAACCCTAGCCCTCAAATTGCATCAAGTCGGATAGTCTGCATCCCTATGCGCTTGATCTTGCTGGGCAAAACGGCTTACGTTAGCGGCAAGCCTAAGGAACATGGTGGGTGCTGTCAAACGCACAAAATGATGGTTTTTGATGGTTTCCGAGGAGCGTTCATCGATCATGTCAGACGCCGTACCCGAGCCACAGTCATTGAAAAGCCCACGCATTGCCGACATCGCGGGGGCCGCCGGCGTCTCGGCCGCCACGGTGGACCGCGTGCTCAATGCGCGCGACGGCGTGCGTCCCGCCACCATCCAGCGCGTCTTGGCTGCCGCCGAAAAAGCCGGCTATCTCACCGAACCCCGCGATATGGCGGTGCAGAAACCGATTAAAGCGCCGGTAAAGCCGATGCATATTGCGTTTCTCATGCCCGCGGGGACGAATCGCTATCTGCGTATGCTGGGCGACTATATCGAACTCGCGCATGCCCAGTGGACGGCGCAGCGGATGAAATGCCGGGTGCATTATGTGGAGAGCTTCAACCCGGAGGCGCTGGCAAAGGGGCTATTGCATTACGGCCAACGTGCAGACGGCCTCGCCTTTATGGCGCTGGACGATCCATTGGTACGCGACGCCGTCGATGCGCTAGCGGCAAGAGGGGTGCCGGCGGTCACGATGATATCGGACCTCTCCAACGCGCAGCGCGTCGCCTATGTGGGCATCGATAATCGCTCCGCAGGCCGTACGGCTGCACTGCTGCTCGGACGATTTCTCGGTCCCAAGCCATGCGGCAAGATCGCCATGTTGGCGGGAAGCTTGAACTACCGTGGCCACGAAGAGCGCGAGATCGGCTTCCTGCATTTGATCAAGTCCTCTTTTCCGAACGTCGAGGTGCTCGGCTTACGCGAGGGGCAGGACGATAGCGAACGAAACTATGAGCAGATGCGCAGTTTATTGGGACGGCATCCGGATCTTGTCGGGATCTACAACAGCGGGGGCGGATCGGAAGGCGTCGCGAGAGCGATTATCGAAGCGCGGCCGGAGCACAAGATTCTGTTTATCGGCCACGGCCTGACTTCGGACACCCGCGCACGATTGATCGACGGGACCATGGACGCGCTCATCACCCAGACGCCGCAGGCTATCGTTGCAAACTGCCTGAAGATTTTCGATAACCTGCGGCGAAAGGGCGACGCCTTGGATGGCGTGAAGCCGGTCCCCTTTTCCATCGTGCTGCGGGAGAACTTGCCTTGATGGGTAAATCAGAGCGTGTCTTTCGCGTCTACCGAATCGGATAGCCAGTGACTGAATTTCGGCGTACCGCCAATGCCCGGATTGAAGCAATTGCAGGGATCCAGTTTACGATAGAAATCGGCCAACGCGGGTTTGGCTTGATATAGATGTCCGACATTGTGTTCCGCCGGATATTCGGCGCCGCGGGCATCCAGTAGCTGGAGCATGTCGTGTTCCACCGTGAGCCAGTCATTGCCTTTTTTGACGACATAGTCCTGGTGGAAGACGTGGCAGAGAAAGTGCCCGTAATACAGTTTTTTGGATAATTTTTGATCGATTTCAGGGGGCAGTGTTTCTAACCACTGTCTGTCGTTACGACGCAGCGCAATGTCCAGGGCCACGATTTCTTCTACCTGCTGGCGGTGCACGGCGCGGTAGCGAACGGCGGCACCAGCGACGGCAAAGCGATGCAGGAAGGCCTTTTTTCCCTCTTCATCGGAGCAGCGGAAATAACTTCCTTTCGCTTGAGAAAAGAATTGATCCAAATACTGGCCCGTGATCGACGCCGATTTCTCGGGGACTTTCAACAGCAGATGGTGTTCGTAGCGGTCGCGGTACTGCCGCATTTTTAACGGCAGGTGAGAGGGAAAGAGCCGACTGACCGCTTGCAGGATGCGGTCGCTTAAGCCGTTCGGCAGAAAGCGGGAGCGTTCGCATAGCGCATCGAAACGACTTTTAGCATTGAAGATGCTTGGCAGACGCGACGTGCCAAGCTTATTGATCATGATGAAAACGTCTTTGCCGTAGACCTCGGCGACGTTGAATGCTTCGCGGTGAATATATTCGCCGGCGATTGGCAGGATATCGGGATGGGTCAGAACATCGCGACGGATCGCCGTGAGTTCGTCGGCATCGTTCGATCCGATGTAGAAAACCTGGGCATTCTTTTCGATCGGGAAGGTGTCCAGTCTGACGGCGAAGACGCCCAGTTTCCCTGCGCTGCCGGACGCTTCGAACAATCGGCTGGGATCGGCGTTATATCGCGCGGGCGTGGGCGCATCGACCTCGCGGACTTGTGCTGCATACCGATGATCCGATGCCGCTGCTTCGCCGAAGCGAATGTCGCTGTCGGCATAGCGTTTTTGCTCGAGCGTGGAAAGCGCTTGCTCCGGGTCGCCCGGTAGCGCGACACCCAGGTGATTGAGCAGACGGATGGATCCATCCGCGTCCATCTGCGCAAACAGGGCCATTTCTGTATACACCGGCCCTCGCTGCACGAGCGAGCCCCCCGAGTTATTGCAGACGCCGCCGATAACGGACGCGCCGATACACGAGGAGCCGATGACGGAGTGGGGTTCGCGCCCCAGCGGCTTCAGGACGCGTTCGAGCTGATCCAGCGTGGCGCCCGGTAGGCAAATCACCTGTCGTCCGTTGTCGATGACGTGGATCTGATTGACGCGGAGCGTGTTCACAATGACGATGGGGCGATCGTAGTCCTCCCCATGTGGCGTGGATCCGCCTGTCAGGCCGGTGTTGGCTGCCTGCATGATGACAATAGCGTTTGCCGCCACGGAGGCCGATAGCACCCGCCATTGTTCCACCAGCGATCCAGGCGCCACCACCGCAATGACATCGCCTCCACCAAAGCGATAGCCGGTGCGATATCGGCGCGTCTTGTCGGCATCGGTCAAGACATGCTGGCTCCCTACAATGTCGCGCAACGTACCGACGAATGCGTGGGCATTTTGAGAAATAGAGAGCGGATGTTCAGGCTTGATAGCGGAACCTTGTCGCATAAAATTTCCAAAAGAAGCATGCGATGCGAAGCGCTGCGGCGCCCGCTATCATAGCGTGGAAATCGGATGGGGTTTTGGGTTGTTAGCGGGTTCGAGCGGTCTCGACGGTGAGGATGGTTTGGAGGAAAAGAATGTTTTGAAAATGCGCTGACGACAAACCGTTTAACGGCAATTTCCGCTATTTCTGTAATCTGGTTTAGGCCTTGCGTCCAATGCTCGCTTACCATGTGGGACCAGTAATTATCCCAACATGATGTCCGCGCGAGAGCGGGCCGTCATTTTAAGACCCGACTGGCATTCATATCGATGAGGAACGCGTCATGATTCGTTTTTATTTTCACCCGACCCCTAATCCCGCAAAGATCGCATTGTTCTTGGAGGAAGCAGGGCTTGCGTATGAAGCCGTGCCTGTCGATACCAGCAAGGGCGAACAACACGCGCCGGGTTTTCGGGCGATCAATCCGAATGGCAAGGTGCCAGCGATCGTGGATACCGAGGGGCCCGGTGGCAAGGAGGTAAGGGTCTTCGATTCGACCGCGATCCTGATCTATTTGGCAGAGAAGACCGGGCAGCTTCTGGGCGCGCCTGAGGATCGCCCGGAGCTGCTGTCGTGGTTGCTCTTCATTGCATCCGGCTTGGGGCCTTATTCGGGCCAGGCAGTGCACTTCCAGTTTGCCGCGCCGAAGGGACTGGACTATGCCGTCAATCGATACCGTCGCGAGGCGGAACGGCACTATCAAGTGCTCGAAGACCACTTGTCGGGGCGCGAATTCATAGTCGGTGAGCAGTTCACGATTGCGGACATTTCGGCCTGGGGATGGATCGATCGCGCGTCCCGTGTGTTCGGCGGCGCCGAAGATCCCTTGGGGGCGTTTCCTGAATTGCAACGCTGGTTCGCCCGCGTGGACGCGCGCCCCGCGATCACGCGCGCAAGAGCACTCGCCAAGTCACATACGTTCAAAACGGTGAGGGACGAGGAAGCCGAGCGCGCGCTGTTTCCGTCGAATTATCCTCGGGCATAAACGCGCCCGACGGAAGCCGTTGCCGCATCTGTTCACTTGTTCACCAACCGCGCGGGCGCAGTCAGGGCGAGAAGGCCGCCTAGCACCATCGCCGAGGCGAGTAAAACCATCCCCGCGCTCGTGCTGTGCGTGCGTGTCGTGAGGAAGCCGAAAAGCGAGGGCGCGAATACGCCCGCGAGATTCCCCAGCGAACTGATCAGTGCGATGCCGGCCGCAGCGGCACTGCCGCTCAGCAGTGCCGTGGGTTGGGCCCAGAGTAGCGGGGCAACGGCGAACACACACATCGAAGCGCATGTCATGACGATGATCGTCGGCGTCAGTGCGTGATCCCACCATGTGCTCGCGACCAATAGCGCTGCGCCGATAAAAGCCGGGATGGCGAGATGCCAACGGCGTTCGAGATGCTTATCGGAACTCCAAGATAGGGCGAACATCGCCACGGCTGAAAAGGCATACGGTATCGCCGTAAGCCATCCGACGCTGAGTGTGTTGCCGTGTCCCGCACGCTGTACGATCGTCGGCAGCCAGAAGCTGATACCCATGTTTCCCGTGGCAAAGCAAAACATCATCAAGCTCATCACCCAGATGCGTGGGCTCTTGAATGCGGCGCGCGCGCTGTGCGTCGGCTTGGAGCCGTCTTCCGCTTGGATGTTGGCGGAAAGCACTTTCTTTTCCGTGGCGCTCAGCCAATTGGCGTCGGCAATGCCGTCTGGCAGCAGGCGCCAGATCACAAAGCCGATCACGATTGCCGGTAGCGCTTCCAACATGAAAAGCCATTGCCATCCATGCAGTCCTGCCACGCCGACGAAACGTTGCATGATCCAGCCGGAGAGCGGGCCGCCGACGAGTCCGGACAGCGGCAATGCCGCCATGAAGATGGCGATGATTCGTGCACGCCGCTCTGCCGGGTACCAATAGGTCAAATACAGAATGATGCCGGGAAATAAGCCGCATTCGGCAATACCCAGAAGCAGACGTAGGGCGTAGAAAGAGAACGGGGTGCTGACGAAAAGCATGCACATCGATACCAGGCCCCACGATATCGCGATCCGTGTGATCCAGCGGCGAGCGCCAACGCGATGCATGATCAGATTGCTTGGTATCTCGAAAATAGCGTAGGCGACATAGAAAATTCCTGCACCAAAGCCATAGACGGCATCGCTGAATCCAAGATCGTCGGCCATCTGAAGCTTTGCAAGCCCGACGTTGATACGATCCAGATAGGCGATACAAAACGCAGTCAATAACAGCGGCACCAGCTTGCTTGTCACACGCGCGTAGAGC of Robbsia sp. KACC 23696 contains these proteins:
- a CDS encoding glutathione S-transferase C-terminal domain-containing protein, with product MIRFYFHPTPNPAKIALFLEEAGLAYEAVPVDTSKGEQHAPGFRAINPNGKVPAIVDTEGPGGKEVRVFDSTAILIYLAEKTGQLLGAPEDRPELLSWLLFIASGLGPYSGQAVHFQFAAPKGLDYAVNRYRREAERHYQVLEDHLSGREFIVGEQFTIADISAWGWIDRASRVFGGAEDPLGAFPELQRWFARVDARPAITRARALAKSHTFKTVRDEEAERALFPSNYPRA
- a CDS encoding MFS transporter → MKPAVSAAPVPPDSDTLHVDAHGAESKLYARVTSKLVPLLLTAFCIAYLDRINVGLAKLQMADDLGFSDAVYGFGAGIFYVAYAIFEIPSNLIMHRVGARRWITRIAISWGLVSMCMLFVSTPFSFYALRLLLGIAECGLFPGIILYLTYWYPAERRARIIAIFMAALPLSGLVGGPLSGWIMQRFVGVAGLHGWQWLFMLEALPAIVIGFVIWRLLPDGIADANWLSATEKKVLSANIQAEDGSKPTHSARAAFKSPRIWVMSLMMFCFATGNMGISFWLPTIVQRAGHGNTLSVGWLTAIPYAFSAVAMFALSWSSDKHLERRWHLAIPAFIGAALLVASTWWDHALTPTIIVMTCASMCVFAVAPLLWAQPTALLSGSAAAAGIALISSLGNLAGVFAPSLFGFLTTRTHSTSAGMVLLASAMVLGGLLALTAPARLVNK